The following proteins come from a genomic window of Carassius gibelio isolate Cgi1373 ecotype wild population from Czech Republic chromosome B8, carGib1.2-hapl.c, whole genome shotgun sequence:
- the LOC127964022 gene encoding forkhead box protein B2-like, giving the protein MPRPGKNSYSDQKPPYSYISLTAMAIQSSSEKMLPLSDIYKFIMDRFPYYRENTQRWQNSLRHNLSFNDCFIKIPRRPDQPGKGSFWALHPDCGDMFENGSFLRRRKRFKLLRVEHSACKSGPVLHSYHSHAQHALHQSHHHSGKLSVGHPEYLGTMGRLSHFQSYTLGGGQSGSFKHPFAIESLIGRDYKGVMASGLPIASVMHHLGYPVPAQLGSMVNSVWPHVGMLSEPVSSEYPPFNVAVKGLYHHHPGTQSMPAVPVPIKPTPTLGAVPSLTGMTPGVTQLCPRTAALMERDATALAEEKSGSLHPALLQS; this is encoded by the coding sequence atgcCTCGGCCAGGCAAGAACTCCTACAGTGACCAGAAGCCTCCATACTCGTACATCTCTCTGACCGCCATGGCTATTCAAAGCTCCTCTGAGAAGATGCTCCCCCTCAGCGACATCTACAAATTCATCATGGACCGTTTCCCGTATTACCGTGAGAACACCCAACGCTGGCAGAACTCGCTCCGGCACAACCTTTCCTTCAACGACTGCTTCATTAAGATCCCCCGGCGGCCCGACCAGCCGGGAAAGGGCAGCTTCTGGGCCCTGCATCCGGACTGTGGAGACATGTTCGAGAACGGCAGCTTCCTGCGCCGCCGCAAGCGCTTCAAGCTCCTCCGGGTGGAGCATTCGGCTTGCAAGAGCGGCCCCGTGCTGCACTCCTACCACTCTCATGCCCAGCATGCCTTGCACCAATCCCACCACCATTCGGGCAAGCTGTCCGTGGGACATCCGGAGTACCTGGGCACCATGGGCCGGCTCTCCCACTTCCAGAGCTACACACTTGGCGGCGGGCAGAGCGGCAGCTTCAAACACCCGTTCGCCATCGAGAGCTTGATTGGCAGAGACTATAAAGGAGTGATGGCCAGTGGGTTGCCCATCGCCTCGGTCATGCATCACCTCGGGTATCCTGTGCCCGCTCAACTGGGCAGCATGGTCAACTCGGTGTGGCCCCATGTGGGCATGCTGTCTGAGCCGGTGTCCTCAGAATACCCACCGTTCAATGTGGCGGTCAAGGGGCTGTACCATCATCACCCAGGAACCCAAAGCATGCCTGCTGTGCCCGTGCCCATCAAACCCACACCAACCCTGGGCGCAGTCCCGTCTTTGACTGGCATGACGCCGGGAGTAACGCAGCTGTGCCCGAGAACAGCAGCACTGATGGAGAGAGACGCAACGGCTCTTGCTGAGGAGAAAAGCGGGTCTCTCCATCCTGCTCTCCTGCAGTCCTGA
- the LOC127963320 gene encoding riboflavin kinase encodes MRSLPYFCRGQVVRGFGRGSKDLGIPTANFPESVVDNLPADISTGIYYGWARVDNGDIHKMVMSIGWNPYYKNTKKSIETHVIHTFKEDFYGQILSVAMVGYIRPERGFKSLDELIAAIHSDIEEAEMKLDLPEHLKLKEHNFFKTSVSTTANQILNGHRL; translated from the exons ATGAGGAGTTTACCGTATTTCTGCCGGGGACAGGTGGTCCGCGGATTCGGCCGTGGAAGCAAAGACCTGGGCATCCCAACAG CAAACTTCCCAGAGTCGGTTGTGGACAATCTCCCCGCTGACATTAGCACAGGAATCTACTACGGATGGGCACGCGTGGATAATGGAGATATTCACAAGATGGTGATGAGCATCGGCTGGAACCCTTactacaaaaacacaaagaagTCCATA GAAACACATGTGATCCACACTTTTAAGGAAGATTTCTATGGTCAGATATTGAGTGTGGCCATGGTTGGCTACATTCGCCCTGAGAGAGGATTCAAATCACTTG ACGAGCTGATAGCAGCGATTCATAGTGACATTGAGGAGGCCGAGATGAAGCTGGACCTGCCTGAGCACTTGAAACTGAAAGAGCATAATTTCTTCAAGACGTCAGTATCGACAACAGCCAATCAGATCTTGAACGGTCATCGACTGTAA